The window ACGACCGGACGATGGTAGGGATGGAACCCAGCACCGGTTGACCGAATTGTTCCATGGTTTTCCGCACGGCCGATTGTAGGGGCACGGCATGCCGTGCCCCTACGTCACCCACGATCCAGATGATGCCGTGCACATGATTGGGCATAATGACGAATTCGTCCAATTCCGTGTGCGGGAAATGGTTGGGGATGGCCAACCAGCACTGGCGGGCAATTTCCCCCAACGCATTCAACACCATTGCCCCATTGTCTACATAACCAAACAACTGTGCTCGTTCATACGTGCACAGAGTGATGAAATACGCGCCCGGTTGGGTGTAATCGTAGTTTTTTAGTCGGATGGACTGGCGATGATGGTGTTGAGGGTCATACAGCGGCATGATCTTCTCCGGCAAATTGTTGCACAAACTCATGCGGCAGGCGGATTTTTGCCGTCATAAGGTTATGTAACAGCGACCGAAACAAGCCCTCCAGGGCCTGTTTGCGGGCTTCTTCAGCGCGAATTTTTTCATCAACTGATTGGAGAATGCGGGCAATTTCCTGCTGTTCGGGGAGGGGAGGGAGGGGGATAACAGCCTGACTGAGCGCTTTCCAAGATGTGCGTGGGTGATTGACCCCTGTGGTTGTGGCTATGGCATGTAACAAAATATGATTGGAGTGCATCAGATAGGCGAGAAAGTAGTTATCAATAATGTCAGGTTTACCTACCAAGACCAAAATATCTGTTGAGCAAATGCCTTCCCATTTAGCAATAGCCGCTTTGTCCAAGTAAGGGCGGAGTTTACCGTAAAGAATATCGCCTGGCTTGAAAACCGCTTTAGCACTTTTGATTTCAGTGGCGAACCCGTGTCTTCGGATGAAAATATCCCCGGAATCAAGATGTTCTAATCCAATATACTTTGCATTGCCTGCTTCTGTTGGTAAAACGGTGCCTACTCGTAAAGTTACTACCTCCCCCAACCTCACCACCTGCCAATCTTCCGGCAAAGGACCAAGTTCGGTCATGTGGTAGCCTGCGGGGAATTCTACGCCGCTTAAGTGGTTTGCATGTTGAATCTCAGACATGCTGTTTGCCTCCTGCCATATTCGCTAAATTTGCGGCAATTGTGCCTATCGCTTGCGTCACCGGAACTTTACGTCCCTTAAATTTCCGTATGGTCCTGATATATCCGAAATTGTGTATGTTAATATAACCTTTTTGCCCAATTCGTGCCCTATTTTTGCCCAATTTGCCCAATTTGTGCCCTATAGGCAGTCCCACGCCCCCTCTGACCGCCTGTTTTGATCAAAATGCCCTTCTGGACGAGATCGGTTAGATCATCCGATGCGGTGCGCTTGCTAATTCCCGCAAGTGCCTGGTATTCCTGGTTCGTGATACTACCGCGCTCTTTGACATACATCACAGCCTTGATCTGCCGCTCATTAAGCCCCATCTTCCGTAGCCGTTCCGGCGTGTATGGGTCTTTGAAGAAAATCACTCGCACGCCGCCTTGCCAGTTAGTAAACTCCGGTTGCGGCAAATCCTGTGCCCGGCAAAGATCCAC of the Thermodesulforhabdaceae bacterium genome contains:
- a CDS encoding transposase, encoding MPLYDPQHHHRQSIRLKNYDYTQPGAYFITLCTYERAQLFGYVDNGAMVLNALGEIARQCWLAIPNHFPHTELDEFVIMPNHVHGIIWIVGDVGARHAVPLQSAVRKTMEQFGQPVLGSIPTIVRSFKSAVTHRINQYRGTPGALVWQRNYYEHIIRTERVLNAIRQYIRDNPLRWHMDRYNPDATDHDPLAREIWRMMTNRRTPSKNILYGTAQPCATTNPN
- a CDS encoding restriction endonuclease subunit S, which encodes MSEIQHANHLSGVEFPAGYHMTELGPLPEDWQVVRLGEVVTLRVGTVLPTEAGNAKYIGLEHLDSGDIFIRRHGFATEIKSAKAVFKPGDILYGKLRPYLDKAAIAKWEGICSTDILVLVGKPDIIDNYFLAYLMHSNHILLHAIATTTGVNHPRTSWKALSQAVIPLPPLPEQQEIARILQSVDEKIRAEEARKQALEGLFRSLLHNLMTAKIRLPHEFVQQFAGEDHAAV